The Cygnus atratus isolate AKBS03 ecotype Queensland, Australia unplaced genomic scaffold, CAtr_DNAZoo_HiC_assembly HiC_scaffold_257, whole genome shotgun sequence genome includes a window with the following:
- the LOC118258533 gene encoding putative small proline-rich protein 5, with product MCSRGSCHSRETSCHSSRSSCHDSGPSCHSTFQREPVPQFPCVTPCCPPVQRYCPPVQRYCPPVKTYCPPVQRYCPPVQPYCPPVQPYCPQYTKNICKLPPMYPKY from the coding sequence TGCTCCCGTGGATCCTGCCACAGTCGCGAGAcctcctgccacagctcccGCTCCTCCTGCCATGACTCAGGGCCCTCCTGCCATTCCACCTTCCAGAGGGAACCCGTGCCCCAGTTCCCCTGCGTGACGCCGTGCTGCCCCCCTGTGCAGCGCTACTGCCCCCCTGTGCAGCGCTACTGCCCCCCTGTGAAGACCTACTGCCCCCCTGTGCAGCGCTACTGCCCCCCCGTGCAGCCCTACTGCCCCCCTGTGCAGCCCTACTGCCCCCAGTACACCAAGAACATCTGCAAGCTGCCGCCAATGTACCCCAAGTACTAG